From a region of the Marasmius oreades isolate 03SP1 chromosome 7, whole genome shotgun sequence genome:
- the 60S_1 gene encoding 60s acidic ribosomal protein P2 (BUSCO:EOG09264G1I), whose protein sequence is MGASRADKELYFQKLKELLNQYPSIFIVNVDNVGSNQMHQIRVALRGKGVVLMGKNTMVRRALRSILAESPQFERLLPHVKGNIGFVFTNGDLKEVRDVITANKVAAPARAGAFAPKDVTVPAGNTGMEPGKTSFFQALGIPTKIARGTIEIVSDIKVVTAGTRVGSSEATLLNMLNISPFTYGMTVAQIYDAGTTFPPNVLDVDESELISRFATGIRNIAAISLAIEFPTIASIGHSLVNAYKNLLAVSIATDYTFEGAEKVKEYLANPEAFAVAVAPVAADSAPAAAAKEEEKKEEEEESEDDMGFGLFD, encoded by the exons ATGGGTGCATCTCGCGCTGATAAGGAGCTCTACTTCCAAAAGCTCAAGGAACTCTTGAACCAGTATC cgTCTATCTTCATTGTCAATGTTGACAACGTCGGGTCTAACCAGATGCACCAAATTCGTGTTGCTCTTCGTGGCAAGGGTGTCGTCTTGATGGGAAAGAACACCATGGTTCGCCGTGCCCTCCGTTCGATCCTGGCCGAGTCCCCCCAGTTTGAGCGTCTCTTACCTCACGTCAAGGGCAACATCGGATTCGTCTTTACCAACGGTGACCTGAAAGAGGTCAGAGACGTCATTACCGCCAACAAGGTTGCTGCCCCCGCTCGTGCTGGTGCTTTCGCTCCCAAGGATGTTACCGTTCCTGCAGGTAATACTGGTATGGAACCCGGCAAGACTTCCTTCTTCCAGGCGCTCGGTATCCCTACCAAGATTGCTCGTGGTACCATCGAAATTGTTTCCGATATCAAGGTTGTCACTGCTGGAACCCGTGTTGGATCGTCCGAGGCTACACTTTTGAATATGTTGAACATTTCGCCCTTCACATACGGAATGACTGTTGCCCAGATCTATGACGCTGGAACCACCTTCCCACCTAACGTTCTTGACGTCGACGAATCTGAACTCATTAGCCGTTTCGCTACTGGTATCCGGAACATCGCCGCCATATCGTTGGCTATTGAGTTCCCCACCATCGCCTCCATCGGCCATTCTTTGGTCAACGCGTACAAAAACTTGCTTGCTGTTTCCATTGCGACTGACTACACCTTTGAAGGTGCTGAGAAG GTCAAGGAATATCTCGCTAATCCCGAGGCCTTCGCCGTTGCCGTTGCTCCTGTCGCTGCTGATTCTGCACCCGCTGCTGCTGccaaggaagaggagaagaaggaggaagaagaagaatctgaGGACGATATG GGCTTTGGTCTGTTCGATTAG
- a CDS encoding uncharacterized protein (BUSCO:EOG09260V8Q; MEROPS:MER0005436) yields MSSPPQWAVWSRRPRDPTNAPSLIFSLKANPPHRILQYALPDPTPPASPELSPLNLSPEELSSGDSEITTTVPTSPASVSTSVSQPKEPSPPPKKSWASLLQPSASSSGSGKNQLPTSSIVGFSIPASETSASAAPSIAPVSTTKKAALSALLGGATSNASEIHIRPRGLTNTGNMCFANSVLQVLLYCEPFWRFFRQLDGLLPSIGGSEETTLLRATADFIRDFLPPTEQNSSQDSNVKVNGTRSKGKEKEIQSEEWEELDAFIPNYIYDALKSKKRFESLMGSGTGGNNGYQGQEDAEEFLGFYLDTLEEELLALSERISPTRSRSSAGAVEEHEENCPPENEDGWLEVGKKNRTIVTRTIKSAESPISRLFGGKFRSTLRSPGQKDSVVIEDWRSLRVDIQADSIHSIEDALSHISDPQAIQRSHPTLQDTMIDASQQILIEALPLVLVVHLKRFCYDVGAGGVMKVAKQVTFQEELVISGDVLTPAARGKKRPTRFKLFGVIYHHGVSASGGHYTLDVLHSSRFPSRITTKANEQACPREGWIRIDDELVSDIRHADIFASSAFERDDAASRCAYMLFYKRIR; encoded by the exons ATGTCCTCGCCCCCACAATGGGCAGTTTGGTCTCGTCGCCCACGGGATCCAACTAATGCACCATCTCTCATTTTCTCTTTAAAAGCCAACCCTCCACATCGCATCCTTCAATACGCTCTCCCAGACCCGACTCCCCCAGCATCTCCGGAACTTTCTCCTCTCAACCTCTCTCCAGAAGAGCTCTCGTCAGGAGACAGCGAAATTACCACTACCGTTCCCACTTCTCCTGCGTCTGTCAGCACATCAGTATCTCAACCCAAAGAACCAAGTCCTCCCCCAAAAAAGTCGTGGGCGTCATTGCTTCAGCCTtcggcctcttcctctggttCCGGAAAGAACCAGCTCCCCACATCCTCGATTGTCGGCTTTTCGATTCCTGCCTCGGAGACATCTGCTTCAGCTGCACCTTCGATTGCACCGGTATCAACCACAAAAAAAGCGGCGCTTTCGGCATTACTTGGCGGTGCCACTTCAAACGCCTCCGAAATTCACATACGACCCAGAGGGCTGACAAATACGGGCAACATGTGTTTTGCAAACTCCGTGTTGCAGGTTCTGCTGTATTGTGAACCGTTTTGGAGGTTCTTTAGGCAGTTGGATGGACTGCTTCCGTCTATCGGAGGAAGCGAGGAAACGACTCTGTTACGTGCAACTGCAGACTTCATACGCGATTTTCTGCCTCCGACCGAGCAAAATTCCTCCCAGGATAGCAACGTAAAAGTGAACGGTACAAGAAGtaaggggaaggagaaggaaattcaatctgaagaatgggaagaacTTGACGCCTTCATCCCGAACTATATATATGATGCTCTCAAATCGAAGAAACGTTTCGAGAGCTTGATGGGAAGTGGGACGGGAGGAAACAACGGATATCAGGGACAGGAGGACGCTGAGGAATTTCTGGGGTTCTATCTTGATACGCTGGAAGAGGAACTTTTAGCACTATCCGAACGCATTTCTCCGACACGGAGTCGCTCTTCAGCCGGAGCAGTTGAAGAACATGAAGAAAACTGTCCACCAGAAAATGAAGATGGGTGGTTAGAGGTGGGTaagaaaaacagaacaaTCGTGACTAGGACG ATTAAATCTGCGGAGTCTCCCATATCACGGTTGTTTGGCGGAAAGTTCAGATCGACATTACGGTCGCCTGGTCAGAAGGACTCGGTAGTGATCGAAGACTGGAGGTCGTTGCGCGTTGACATTCAG GCGGACTCAATTCATTCAATAGAAGACGCGCTTTCTCATATATCCGATCCTCAAGCGATCCAAAGATCTCATCCTACGTTACAAGATACAATGATCGATGCTAGCCAACAAATTCTGATAGAGGCTCTTCCGCTCGTTCTCGTAGTTCACCTGAAGAGATTTTGTTACGATGTCGGCGCCGGAGGGGTCATGAAGGTCGCGAAACAAGTGACATTCCAAGAGGAGCTGGTAATCAGTGGAG ACGTGTTGACGCCAGCAGCCCGAGGCAAAAAGCGCCCCACACGTTTCAAGTTATTTGGTG TCATATATCATCACGGTGTGTCTGCGTCGGGGGGGCACTATACACTGGACGTTCTACATTCGAGTCGATTTCCATCGCGCATTACAACGAAAGCAAATGAACAAGCTTGTCCACGGGAAGGGTGGATACGGATTGACGATGAACTTGTTTCTGATATCCGGCATGCAGATATATTTGCTTCTTCAGCATTTGAGAGGGATGATGCAGCGTCGAGATGCGCTTACATGTTATTCTACAAGCGTATTAGATAG
- a CDS encoding uncharacterized protein (BUSCO:EOG092627F1) translates to MSRFVRASKYRHVFGQPSKKEAGIENVKVTNSAWDTNVISASGQYISLNWNASGGGAFAILPLPSPFQTIPGFPHKLPDSLPLARSHTAPVLDTDWSPHNDSLVASGGEDGKIMIWKVEPSAFEGWGRDAWVPNDFDPVWRVDGSPRKIGQVLFHPTASNVLASASGEHTVKLWDLAQTESPRSVLTGHLDAIQSMSFNSTGTLLATTCRDRKLRLFDPRAGGEAVSVADGHGGIKGARVVWMGESDRLATTGFSKMSERQVGLWDVVGGLKIMKMTSVDHSAGVLMPFWSDNGILFLAGKGDGNIRYFEYLSESDTLAALDEYKSIEPQRGMCFLPRRALNVSENEIARAYKISGSYIEPIAFIVPRKGDFFKSDIFPPALSIEPSLDAAEFFKGKTAPRNLVSLDSGKTFASSAPPPFTPTTVPAPVKQPSISISPPTSKPPAMPSPVTKSSSAPPPQAQAAPEPVQAVATPTRSLSGDDNQIATLRQENAQLKAELREARELIRNLELQIEAQKANARKAAQALMEASN, encoded by the exons ATGTCGAGATTTGTAAGGGCCTCAAAGTATCG CCACGTATTTGGACAGCCATCCAAGAAGGAAGCTGGAATCGAAAATGTCAAAGTGACGAACAGTGCTTGGGACACTAATGTCATTTCAGCCTCCGGG CAATACATCAGCCTTAATTGGAATGCCTCTGGAGGTGGCGCTTTCGCAATCTTACCTTTACCCTCACCATTTCAGACGATACCTGGCTTCCCTCACAAGCTCCCCGATAGCCTCCCTCTCGCTCGTAGTCACACTGCACCTGTGCTTGACACCGACTGGTCACCACATAATGATTCTCTAGTCGCTTCTGGCGGTGAAGATGGTAAAATCATGATATGGAAAGTCGAACCATCTGCCTTTGAAGGTTGGGGTCGAGATGCCTGGGTACCCAATGACTTTGACCCCGTTTGGCGTGTCGACGGTTCTCCACGAAAAATCGGTCAAGTCCTTTTTCACCCCACTGCATCAAACGTCTTAGCGAGTGCATCCGGTGAACATACCGTGAAACTGTGGGATCTTGCCCAAACAGAAAGTCCTCGATCTGTTCTTACCGGCCATTTAGATGCCATCCAATCAATGTCTTTCAACTCGACCGGTACACTTCTCGCTACCACGTGCCGGGATCGCAAGTTACGTCTTTTCGATCCAAGGGCAGGCGGGGAAGCTGTGAGTGTAGCTGACGGCCACGGTGGTATCAAAGGCGCAAGAGTGGTTTGGATGGGTGAATCGGATCGGTTGGCGACAACCGGGTTCAGCAAGATGTCCGAAAGACAGGTTGGTCTCTGGGACGTTGTTGGCGGGCTAAAAATTATGAAGATGACATCGGTAGACCACAGCGCTGGTGTCCTCATGCCCTTCTGGTCGGACAACGGGATTTTATTCCTTGCTGGCAAAGG TGATGGCAACATCCGATACTTTGAATATCTTTCCGAGAGTGATACACTCGCTGCTCTTGATGAATACAAATCTATTGAACCTCAACGTGGCATGTGTTTCCTCCCGCGGCGCGCTCTCAACGTCTCAGAGAACGAGATTGCGCGTGCATACAAGATATCAGGTTCTTACATAGAGCCAATTGCGTTTATCGTTCCGCGTAAA GGCGACTTCTTCAAATCGGATATCTTCCCTCCCGCGTTATCCATCGAGCCTTCCCTCGATGCAGCAGAATTTTTCAAAGGAAAAACTGCTCCCAGGAATCTCGTCAGTTTAGACAGCGGTAAAACCTTCGCATCGTCTGCACCACCCCCTTTTACACCCACAACTGTACCAGCTCCCGTCAAGCAGCCTTCAATCTCGATTTCCCCACCCACCTCTAAGCCACCAGCAATGCCTTCACCAGTGACAAAATCATCCAGTGCACCCCCTCCACAGGCTCAAGCTGCACCCGAACCGGTTCAAGCAGTTGCTACTCCCACTCGTTCGTTGTCTGGTGATGACAAT CAAATCGCTACTTTGCGGCAAGAAAATGCTCAGCTTAAGGCGGAACTCCGTGAGGCCAGAGAGCTTATCAGGAATTTAGAGTTACAAATTGAAGCACAGAAAGCCAATGCTAGGAAAGCTGCACAGGCATTGATGGAAGCTAGTAATTGA